Proteins found in one Vallitalea guaymasensis genomic segment:
- a CDS encoding helix-turn-helix domain-containing protein, whose protein sequence is MNKGEVINLVYKSDLSKRAMLVILYLINRADPNMTCFPSVKRIAQDCSISPRTVQRALNDIIETGFLKRESRFHEKGGQRSNYYTILKGEVKIREENLFQDEIIRDDNEIKVEQLPKISVFQRLKQSLGVILS, encoded by the coding sequence ATGAATAAAGGTGAAGTAATCAATTTAGTATATAAATCAGATTTGAGTAAAAGAGCTATGCTTGTTATTCTATATTTAATAAATAGAGCAGATCCCAATATGACATGTTTTCCAAGTGTAAAACGAATAGCACAAGATTGTAGTATCAGCCCAAGAACAGTCCAAAGAGCATTAAATGATATCATAGAAACAGGCTTTCTTAAAAGAGAAAGCCGTTTCCATGAAAAAGGTGGACAAAGGTCTAATTATTATACAATTTTAAAAGGTGAAGTAAAGATTAGGGAAGAGAATTTGTTCCAAGATGAAATTATTAGGGATGACAATGAGATTAAAGTAGAACAACTTCCTAAAATATCAGTATTTCAACGATTAAAGCAATCACTGGGTGTCATCTTGTCATAG